One Aureibacillus halotolerans genomic region harbors:
- the lspA gene encoding signal peptidase II: MWYYLLAVLIIAIDQVTKWFVVRYMEVTESIPVLGDFFHITSHRNRGAAWGILEGHMTFFYIVTILVVIAVVYYMQTYGRHRPLAGLALGFILGGAIGNFIDRLFRKEVVDFFDFFIPVIDYNYPIFNIADSALVVGVILMIIQSFREKPKERTA; the protein is encoded by the coding sequence ATGTGGTATTACCTGCTTGCAGTGCTTATTATTGCCATTGATCAGGTCACAAAATGGTTTGTTGTTCGCTATATGGAAGTAACGGAAAGCATCCCCGTTCTCGGCGATTTTTTTCACATTACCTCTCATCGAAATCGAGGGGCGGCTTGGGGAATTCTTGAAGGGCATATGACATTTTTCTATATCGTCACAATTCTTGTCGTGATCGCTGTTGTGTATTATATGCAAACCTACGGCCGCCATCGTCCTCTTGCTGGATTGGCCCTCGGCTTCATCCTTGGAGGAGCGATTGGCAATTTCATTGATCGATTGTTTCGCAAAGAAGTCGTTGATTTTTTTGATTTCTTCATTCCAGTAATCGACTATAATTACCCGATTTTTAATATCGCAGACTCGGCTTTAGTGGTTGGTGTCATATTAATGATAATCCAATCATTTCGTGAAAAGCCGAAAGAGAGGACGGCATAA
- a CDS encoding YggS family pyridoxal phosphate-dependent enzyme: MINTIQDNVASVQTRIHHAAERAGRSIEDVTLIAVTKYTTVDVAKALLQSDLADLGENRLEGLQEKSAVIGNGAKWHFIGSLQSRKVASLVGIIDMLHSLDRASLAKEINKRWESPLPCFVQVNVSGEQSKQGIDPDNVTSFIQELAVYENIQIVGLMTMAPLTKDENHLRHCFRSLRQLRDEVAKKAWSHAPCSYLSMGMSNDFEIAIEEGATHVRIGSLLTEGV, encoded by the coding sequence ATGATCAATACGATCCAAGACAATGTGGCCTCTGTACAGACACGCATTCATCATGCAGCCGAGAGAGCAGGACGATCTATTGAGGACGTCACCCTCATTGCGGTAACAAAATACACGACGGTTGATGTCGCAAAAGCATTGCTGCAATCGGACCTAGCAGATCTTGGTGAAAATCGTTTGGAAGGGTTGCAAGAGAAAAGTGCAGTCATTGGCAATGGAGCGAAATGGCATTTTATCGGGAGCCTTCAGTCGCGAAAAGTTGCCTCGCTTGTTGGAATCATTGATATGCTCCATTCGCTTGACCGTGCTTCCCTCGCAAAGGAAATAAACAAGCGTTGGGAGTCACCACTGCCTTGTTTCGTCCAAGTGAATGTGTCAGGGGAACAAAGCAAGCAAGGCATTGATCCCGACAATGTCACTTCATTTATCCAAGAGCTGGCTGTTTATGAGAATATACAAATCGTCGGTCTAATGACTATGGCGCCTTTGACTAAAGATGAGAATCACCTTCGTCACTGTTTTCGCAGCCTACGTCAATTGAGAGATGAGGTTGCGAAAAAAGCCTGGTCTCATGCGCCTTGTTCGTATTTGTCCATGGGGATGTCCAATGATTTTGAGATTGCGATTGAAGAAGGAGCTACTCATGTCCGAATTGGCTCATTGCTCACAGAAGGTGTCTAG
- a CDS encoding DivIVA domain-containing protein encodes MSLTPLDIHNKVFSRRMRGFHEDEVNEYLDQIIKDFELVIREKKTLEQKVDELTERLKHFSNIEETLNKSILIAQETAEEVKRNADKESRLIIKEAEKNADRIINESLAKSRKITIDIEELKKQAMVYRTRFRMLLEAQMDLISNEDWDRLMETTEEEEELIARRS; translated from the coding sequence TTGTCCTTAACCCCATTAGACATTCACAACAAAGTCTTCAGCCGACGCATGCGCGGTTTTCATGAGGATGAAGTCAATGAATACTTAGACCAAATCATTAAAGATTTTGAGCTTGTCATCCGAGAAAAGAAAACGCTAGAACAAAAGGTAGATGAGCTCACTGAACGCTTAAAGCACTTTTCCAACATTGAAGAGACGTTAAACAAATCAATTCTCATTGCCCAAGAAACGGCCGAAGAAGTGAAGCGCAATGCTGATAAAGAAAGCCGTCTGATCATTAAAGAGGCAGAAAAGAACGCAGATCGCATCATTAATGAAAGCCTTGCAAAGTCACGGAAGATCACAATTGACATTGAAGAGCTCAAAAAACAAGCAATGGTTTACCGCACCCGCTTCCGTATGCTGCTCGAGGCCCAAATGGATCTCATAAGCAATGAGGATTGGGATCGTCTTATGGAAACGACTGAGGAAGAGGAAGAATTGATTGCTCGTCGTTCCTAA
- the ileS gene encoding isoleucine--tRNA ligase gives MNYKKTLLMPKTDFAMKANLPNKEPNIQKDWEEKAMYEKVMERTKDRPLFVLHDGPPYANGDLHLGHALNKTLKDFIVRYKSMTGYHAPYVPGWDTHGLPIEAALTKNKKVDRKKMSVAEFRAKCEEYALGQVDRQREQFKRLGGLADWDHPYITLHKDYEAEQIKLFGEMAKKGYIYKDMKAIYWSPSSESALAEAEIEYHDKRSASIYVALKVEDGRGVLASDVEFVIWTTTPWTMPANLGIAVHPDLSYVVVKEGNRKFLVAEALLDNLKETLEWEDAEIVQTIKGRELEHILARHPFYERTSLVMLGDHVTTDAGTGCVHTAPGHGEDDFILGKRYGLDILSPVDERGHFTNDAPGFEGQYYDAANKGISELLEEKGALLKLSFFTHSYPHDWRTKKPIIFRATPQWFASIKDFRDEMIQAIKKVNWYPSWGETRLHNMVRDREDWCISRQRAWGVPIPVFYGENQEPIITEETIQHVAELFRQHGSNIWFEWETKDLLPAGFASEHSPNGTFTREKDIMDVWFDSGSSHQGVLQQREELRRPADVYLEGSDQYRGWFNSSLSTAVAVTGEAPYKSVISHGFTLDGEGRKMSKSLGNTISPDDVSKRLGADILRLWVASSDYQADVRVSDEILKQVAEAYRKIRNTIRFLLGNLADFNPEQDRIDLNELKSVDRYIHSKRQKLIETVKAAYDRYDFSSVYQAIHHFCSIELSAFYMDFAKDVLYIEGANHPRRRAIQTVMHDSVIDIVKLLAPIIPHTMDEAWSHMSFVKEESVHLSDMPEALLNEVNEDDLAYWDQFMNLRNDVLKALENARNEKVIGKSLQAQVDIAPKTKEARAILEAADDLEQLFIVSGVTLLPALEGNGVHSCELVDVRVTAKEGKRCERCWTVTDAIGSHATYPDLCSRCAAVVETLDIDIED, from the coding sequence ATGAACTATAAAAAAACGTTATTGATGCCGAAAACCGATTTCGCGATGAAAGCCAATTTGCCAAATAAAGAACCAAATATCCAGAAGGATTGGGAAGAAAAGGCGATGTACGAGAAGGTGATGGAGCGGACAAAGGACCGTCCATTATTTGTCCTACACGATGGACCGCCTTATGCCAATGGCGATTTGCACCTTGGTCATGCCCTGAACAAAACATTAAAGGACTTTATCGTTCGCTACAAATCAATGACGGGTTATCATGCCCCCTATGTACCAGGATGGGATACGCACGGACTTCCAATTGAAGCGGCGCTCACGAAAAACAAGAAGGTCGACCGCAAAAAGATGTCGGTCGCTGAATTTCGTGCAAAATGTGAAGAGTATGCGCTTGGACAAGTGGATCGTCAGCGTGAGCAATTTAAACGCCTTGGCGGCTTAGCCGATTGGGATCATCCTTATATTACGCTGCACAAAGATTACGAGGCAGAACAAATCAAGCTTTTCGGTGAGATGGCGAAGAAGGGCTACATTTATAAAGACATGAAAGCCATTTACTGGTCGCCTTCGTCAGAATCAGCATTGGCTGAAGCAGAAATTGAGTACCACGACAAGCGCTCTGCCTCCATTTACGTAGCGTTAAAGGTAGAAGACGGGCGTGGCGTGCTTGCGTCGGATGTGGAATTTGTTATTTGGACAACAACACCTTGGACGATGCCAGCGAATTTAGGGATTGCTGTTCATCCAGACCTGTCGTATGTGGTTGTGAAGGAAGGCAATCGAAAGTTCTTAGTTGCGGAAGCCCTATTGGACAACCTCAAAGAAACGCTTGAGTGGGAAGACGCGGAGATTGTACAGACGATCAAAGGCCGTGAACTCGAGCATATTTTGGCACGCCATCCGTTTTATGAACGCACCTCGCTTGTGATGCTTGGGGACCACGTCACGACGGATGCTGGTACAGGCTGTGTGCACACAGCGCCTGGGCATGGGGAAGATGACTTTATCCTAGGGAAGCGTTATGGCCTAGATATTTTGTCGCCAGTCGATGAGCGTGGGCATTTTACAAATGATGCTCCAGGGTTCGAAGGGCAATATTACGATGCGGCCAATAAAGGCATCTCAGAGCTCCTTGAGGAAAAAGGCGCACTGTTAAAGCTATCGTTTTTTACACATTCCTATCCGCATGATTGGCGGACGAAAAAACCAATTATTTTCAGAGCCACACCGCAGTGGTTTGCCTCCATTAAAGACTTTCGCGATGAAATGATTCAGGCGATTAAAAAGGTGAACTGGTACCCAAGCTGGGGAGAGACACGGTTGCATAATATGGTCCGTGATCGTGAAGATTGGTGTATTTCACGCCAACGTGCATGGGGTGTACCAATTCCCGTGTTTTATGGCGAAAACCAAGAACCGATTATTACTGAAGAAACGATTCAGCATGTGGCTGAGTTGTTCCGTCAACATGGGTCAAACATCTGGTTTGAATGGGAAACGAAGGACTTGCTGCCGGCAGGCTTTGCGTCTGAGCATAGCCCTAACGGCACCTTTACGAGAGAAAAAGACATTATGGATGTTTGGTTTGATTCAGGCTCATCACACCAAGGCGTCCTCCAGCAGCGGGAAGAGCTACGTCGCCCAGCAGATGTTTACCTGGAAGGAAGCGACCAGTATCGTGGGTGGTTTAACAGCTCATTGTCAACAGCCGTTGCTGTGACAGGGGAAGCCCCTTACAAATCGGTCATTTCACACGGGTTTACTTTGGATGGCGAGGGCCGGAAAATGAGTAAATCGCTCGGCAATACCATTTCGCCTGACGATGTTTCTAAGCGTTTAGGAGCCGATATTTTACGCCTTTGGGTCGCATCATCGGATTACCAAGCAGACGTACGAGTGTCAGATGAAATTTTGAAACAGGTCGCAGAGGCGTACCGGAAAATCCGTAATACGATCCGTTTCCTCCTCGGCAACCTTGCTGATTTTAATCCTGAACAAGATCGTATTGACTTGAATGAACTCAAGAGCGTGGATCGCTATATTCATTCAAAACGCCAAAAGCTCATTGAAACTGTAAAAGCAGCGTATGATCGCTATGACTTCTCATCCGTGTACCAAGCGATCCATCACTTTTGTTCCATTGAGTTGAGTGCTTTTTATATGGATTTTGCGAAGGATGTATTGTACATTGAGGGGGCAAACCATCCGCGCCGCCGTGCAATTCAGACGGTAATGCATGATTCGGTTATTGATATTGTAAAGCTCTTGGCGCCAATCATCCCGCACACGATGGACGAGGCGTGGTCACATATGAGCTTTGTGAAAGAAGAAAGTGTTCATTTATCAGATATGCCAGAGGCGTTATTAAATGAAGTCAATGAAGACGATCTTGCCTATTGGGATCAATTTATGAACCTGCGGAATGATGTTTTAAAAGCACTAGAAAATGCCCGAAACGAGAAAGTAATTGGCAAGTCTTTGCAAGCGCAAGTCGACATTGCGCCTAAAACGAAGGAAGCAAGAGCGATTCTAGAGGCAGCCGATGACCTTGAGCAGTTGTTTATCGTCTCAGGCGTTACGTTGTTGCCTGCTTTAGAAGGAAACGGCGTGCACTCCTGTGAACTCGTTGATGTTCGTGTTACTGCTAAAGAAGGAAAGCGTTGTGAACGGTGCTGGACAGTGACAGATGCCATCGGATCGCACGCCACGTATCCTGATCTTTGCTCTCGATGTGCCGCTGTTGTTGAAACGCTCGATATTGACATCGAGGACTAG
- a CDS encoding YlmC/YmxH family sporulation protein, producing MKISELQSKDVVNVADGKRLGTVGDLEIHPRTGKIEALIVPGEGKILGFKREAETIIQWGQIVKIGADVILVRKQELLQEEA from the coding sequence TTGAAAATCTCAGAGCTGCAGTCAAAGGATGTTGTGAACGTCGCAGATGGAAAACGGTTAGGCACGGTTGGGGATCTTGAAATTCATCCACGTACTGGAAAAATTGAAGCGCTCATTGTCCCTGGAGAGGGTAAAATTCTTGGCTTTAAACGAGAAGCTGAAACCATCATCCAGTGGGGGCAAATAGTCAAAATAGGTGCCGACGTCATTCTCGTGCGGAAACAAGAGCTTCTACAAGAGGAAGCGTAG
- the pgeF gene encoding peptidoglycan editing factor PgeF → MNSDNITLQTKHTLPILYWDRFSDRLSAGVTTRQKGSSARPYDSLNLGTHVGDASTAVTKNYQILAEELQCNVNDFVTTKQVHETTIMQADKMINDEEADGLWTDKHDSVIGMVFADCIPLVFYAPEAHRAAVLHAGWRGTVAGIGSKLLERWAQDDVSQTEVYAFIGPGICRSCYQVNEDVVAQVPKALRRQTVTSLENDQYLLDLPTLNKELLVEAGMRKDHIDTTTYCTKCDSEFFFSYRGSQRTGRHMAFAKLCTKGG, encoded by the coding sequence ATGAACTCGGATAACATAACGCTACAAACAAAACATACGCTGCCCATTTTATACTGGGATCGCTTTTCAGATCGCTTATCCGCAGGTGTAACAACCCGACAAAAAGGAAGCAGTGCTCGTCCTTATGATTCGCTCAATTTAGGCACTCATGTAGGCGACGCTTCTACAGCCGTAACGAAGAATTATCAGATACTTGCAGAGGAGCTTCAGTGCAATGTCAACGACTTTGTGACGACAAAGCAAGTCCACGAAACAACCATTATGCAAGCAGATAAAATGATAAACGATGAAGAGGCGGATGGACTCTGGACGGACAAGCATGACAGCGTCATCGGTATGGTCTTTGCGGATTGCATTCCATTGGTGTTTTATGCACCAGAGGCACATCGTGCTGCCGTCCTTCACGCTGGTTGGCGAGGGACAGTGGCTGGCATTGGTTCTAAGCTGCTAGAACGATGGGCGCAGGATGATGTCTCGCAAACTGAGGTGTATGCGTTTATTGGGCCAGGGATTTGCCGAAGCTGTTATCAGGTGAACGAGGATGTCGTTGCGCAAGTGCCCAAAGCTTTGCGTCGACAAACAGTTACGTCACTAGAGAATGATCAATACTTACTAGACCTGCCTACGTTAAACAAAGAGTTGCTTGTTGAGGCAGGAATGCGGAAGGATCATATCGATACAACGACCTACTGCACGAAATGCGATTCAGAATTCTTTTTTTCGTACCGAGGGTCTCAAAGAACAGGAAGACATATGGCCTTTGCTAAACTGTGCACAAAAGGGGGCTAA
- a CDS encoding YggT family protein, with protein MTNIVLVISQLLEIYSLVVIVYVLMSWFPNARESSFGRIIGSIVRPYLEPFQKFIPSLGMIDISPIVALLVLRFASEGAYRLAFML; from the coding sequence ATGACAAATATTGTTTTAGTAATATCTCAACTATTAGAAATCTATTCCTTAGTGGTCATTGTTTACGTGCTCATGTCCTGGTTCCCTAATGCACGGGAGTCATCTTTTGGCCGTATTATCGGGAGCATTGTCCGACCGTACCTTGAACCATTTCAAAAATTCATTCCTTCGCTAGGCATGATTGACATTTCGCCGATTGTTGCTCTTCTTGTACTGCGATTTGCATCGGAAGGCGCTTATAGACTTGCGTTTATGCTGTAA
- a CDS encoding RNA-binding protein gives MTDIYQHYRPEERAFVDQVHDWVSQVERQYAPKLTDFLDPRQQAIAKELVGTNGDVKWHLSGGTDEAERQRLLLAPDYLTPSEEDYQLVLLEIVYPEKFVSLEHSHVLGALMNIGLERAKFGDILIRDRVFQLIVSKDVALYVQSELTSVGRATVTLEERPLSSALQMEDDAEHRLLLVPSLRLDTLLAQSFKLPRTKATELIKAKKAKVNFQVIEQASYPVRPSDVVSLRGAGRMKVESIEGTTKKDKLRVSVKIKKS, from the coding sequence ATGACTGATATTTACCAGCACTACCGACCGGAAGAACGCGCGTTTGTTGACCAGGTGCACGATTGGGTTTCGCAGGTGGAGAGGCAATACGCGCCCAAACTGACGGACTTTCTTGATCCAAGACAACAAGCGATAGCGAAAGAACTCGTCGGGACAAATGGCGACGTAAAATGGCATCTTAGTGGAGGTACTGATGAAGCGGAGCGACAACGCCTTTTGCTCGCACCTGATTATTTGACGCCTTCTGAAGAGGACTATCAGCTTGTGCTGCTTGAGATTGTCTATCCAGAGAAGTTTGTGTCGCTCGAGCACTCACATGTCCTCGGGGCGTTAATGAACATCGGCCTTGAACGAGCAAAATTTGGTGATATTTTAATTCGTGATCGTGTGTTTCAACTCATTGTCTCAAAAGATGTGGCTTTGTATGTGCAGTCTGAGCTAACCTCGGTTGGACGAGCTACGGTCACTCTTGAGGAAAGACCGCTATCAAGTGCGCTTCAGATGGAGGATGACGCTGAACATCGACTACTGCTCGTCCCTTCCTTACGCCTTGATACGCTGTTGGCACAAAGCTTCAAGCTGCCAAGAACAAAGGCAACAGAGCTTATTAAAGCAAAAAAAGCTAAGGTCAATTTCCAGGTCATTGAGCAGGCGTCCTATCCCGTACGGCCAAGCGACGTTGTATCGTTAAGAGGCGCAGGGCGTATGAAGGTAGAGTCAATTGAAGGAACGACTAAAAAAGACAAGCTGCGGGTTAGCGTGAAAATAAAAAAAAGCTAG
- the sigG gene encoding RNA polymerase sporulation sigma factor SigG, protein MTSVRLLGGTRLARNKVEICGVDTSKLPVLKNEEMRKLFRSMQAGDDTAREELVNGNLRLVLSVIQRFNNRGEFVDDLFQVGCIGLMKSIDNFDLGQNVRFSTYAVPMIIGEIRRYLRDNNPIRVSRSLRDIAYKALQVRERLVAATSKEPTPQEIAKELDIPHEDVVFALDAIQDPVSLFEPIYNDGGDPIFVMDQISDDKQQDLHWVEEIALKEGMKRLNDREKMILTKRFFQGKTQMEVADEIGISQAQVSRLEKAAIQQMNKHIQH, encoded by the coding sequence CTGACATCAGTAAGACTGTTAGGAGGGACACGATTGGCCCGGAACAAAGTGGAGATTTGTGGCGTTGACACATCAAAATTACCTGTACTTAAGAACGAAGAAATGCGCAAGCTTTTTCGAAGCATGCAGGCAGGAGATGACACAGCACGAGAAGAACTTGTCAACGGAAACCTTAGACTTGTTCTGAGCGTCATCCAGCGTTTTAACAACAGAGGGGAGTTTGTTGACGATCTTTTTCAAGTTGGATGCATCGGTCTCATGAAATCCATTGATAATTTTGATCTTGGACAAAATGTGCGTTTTTCAACGTATGCGGTGCCAATGATCATTGGTGAAATTCGTCGTTACCTTCGTGATAACAACCCGATACGTGTGTCACGGTCACTACGGGACATTGCGTATAAAGCGCTTCAGGTGAGAGAACGTCTGGTGGCAGCAACGTCAAAAGAGCCAACTCCCCAAGAAATTGCAAAAGAGTTGGATATCCCTCATGAAGACGTCGTATTTGCGCTCGATGCGATTCAGGACCCTGTGTCGCTGTTTGAACCGATATACAACGATGGCGGGGACCCAATCTTTGTGATGGATCAGATTAGCGATGACAAACAACAAGACCTTCATTGGGTGGAGGAGATTGCGCTTAAAGAGGGTATGAAGCGTCTAAATGATCGTGAGAAAATGATATTAACGAAGCGGTTTTTTCAAGGGAAGACGCAAATGGAAGTGGCCGATGAAATTGGCATCTCTCAAGCGCAGGTCTCTCGTCTAGAAAAGGCAGCGATTCAACAAATGAATAAGCATATTCAGCATTAG
- a CDS encoding cell division protein SepF, which translates to MGFKDKWKQFIGLDDEEYEVYENEGYAQEEEHTATKGKSKQNVVSLQSVQQSSKMVLVEPRMYDEAQDIADHLKNRRTVVINLQRISSDQAKRIVDFLSGTVYALGGDIQKLGPNTFLCTPDNVDVSGAITEMLQTDTDRRNNGW; encoded by the coding sequence GTGGGCTTTAAAGACAAATGGAAGCAGTTCATCGGGCTAGATGATGAAGAATATGAAGTGTATGAAAACGAAGGATACGCGCAAGAAGAAGAGCATACGGCAACAAAAGGCAAATCAAAACAAAATGTGGTCTCGTTGCAAAGTGTGCAGCAAAGCTCAAAAATGGTTCTCGTGGAGCCACGAATGTACGATGAGGCGCAGGACATTGCCGATCATCTGAAAAATCGACGTACGGTTGTTATCAACCTGCAACGTATTTCTTCAGACCAGGCAAAACGAATCGTAGACTTTCTGAGCGGGACAGTTTATGCCCTTGGCGGCGATATACAAAAGCTCGGTCCAAATACGTTTTTGTGCACACCAGATAATGTCGATGTGTCAGGGGCCATTACTGAAATGCTTCAAACGGATACAGATCGAAGAAATAACGGATGGTGA